One genomic region from Armatimonadota bacterium encodes:
- a CDS encoding segregation/condensation protein A, which translates to MSVESTTQTGCTIKLPIFEGPLDLLLHLIREHKLNIYDIPIVEVTEQYLRYLWLMESLDLNIAGEFFVMAATLLEIKSRMLLPSPVKEEEGKDEIDPRAELVERLLEYERYKKAAESLRIFEDNRQKVFWRLTDELESYDAPLIPLNLEAMDLILALKQMLAEIGEGSEEVTSLERQKITLRMKMSEVLRRVRSNPEGINFRELFISRPTRVEIIITFLALLELLRLGKAKIHQKQVLGDITICALDEQVS; encoded by the coding sequence ATGTCAGTTGAGTCAACAACCCAAACCGGTTGTACAATCAAGTTGCCGATATTTGAAGGACCACTTGACTTACTCCTTCACCTCATTAGAGAACACAAACTCAACATTTATGATATTCCAATCGTGGAAGTGACTGAACAGTATTTGCGTTATCTTTGGTTGATGGAGTCGCTTGACCTAAATATCGCAGGCGAGTTTTTTGTGATGGCAGCTACATTACTCGAGATTAAGTCCCGAATGCTACTTCCCAGCCCAGTCAAAGAGGAAGAAGGCAAAGACGAAATTGACCCACGCGCTGAGCTGGTCGAGCGCCTTCTGGAATACGAAAGATATAAGAAAGCAGCAGAGTCTCTTCGTATCTTTGAAGACAATCGTCAGAAAGTTTTTTGGAGGCTCACGGACGAACTTGAAAGCTATGATGCTCCGCTGATTCCGCTCAACCTCGAGGCCATGGACCTCATCCTTGCACTCAAGCAAATGCTCGCCGAAATAGGAGAGGGTTCTGAGGAGGTTACCAGTCTCGAACGGCAGAAAATTACACTTCGGATGAAGATGAGTGAAGTCCTAAGGAGAGTTCGAAGCAACCCAGAAGGCATAAACTTTCGTGAACTGTTTATTTCCAGACCGACGCGAGTGGAGATTATTATTACATTTCTGGCATTGCTGGAATTACTTAGATTAGGAAAGGCAAAAATTCACCAAAAGCAAGTGCTTGGGGATATTACCATTTGCGCACTTGATGAACAAGTGTCATAA